The DNA window CAGCACAGTTTTCAGGTGATTTCTCCTGCTTTCGCCTTATGCTCGCCCTTGCCGATCAAGAGCAAACGCCAGAGTTGAAAACAGGATTTTCAGACGCTCTGGCAAATCACGCCCAATCTGTGTGTTCAGGGGATCAGATACCAGGGCTTTAAAGCTAGCACTTCTTGCGTTTAGCAAGAATTTTGGCGGTGGAAACGTGGGGTTGGTCGTTCCGTTTGGTTCGCTTCGGCGGCGGGCGTTTTGGGCCGCGTTTGTGTTTCTGAAAGGCGGATAGACGCACGTTCCCCGCCAACTCCACTAACATTTTTGATAACTGTTTCAGCGTCAAAGGCGACAGCGCTTCGCGCCATTCATCTTCCGGGATGGCGATCATCATGCCGCGCCACACCATGCTCATTTCATCCGCCATGTAGTAGAAGGAAAAATTCTTCTCAATCTTTTCCACGCCGTGCGCCGCCCGCAGCGCGGCTTTCACTACAGCCAACGCATTGAAAATCACCAGTCCCAGGCTAAAACCGAATAACGCCGCCGGCGGATAGCCCAGCGTGTTGATCTCGTTGTTGAGCGACAGTCGCAGTTCGTTGAAGGCGGCTTCAATGCTCCAGCGCGTGCGGTATGTGTCAGAGATTGTCACTGCGTCGACGTCCGCCGGCAGATTGGAAAGGATGTGAATCTCCTGTTCTCCGCCACGGCCCGATTGGAACAATTCGACGCTGATGCGGCGAGCCGGCAGCTTGGCGCCAAAGTCGTCGGTGATCAGAATGGACTGCTCGAAGACTTGGCCCGTTTCGCTTTCGCCCCGTAAAACACGGTCTCCCGTGGGCTTCCAGCGGACATTCGCGGCGTGTTGCCGAATGACGAAAAACGCTTCATTCAAGGCGATCTCTTGGAGGAACACCGACGTGCAGAAATTGCGATCGGCGACCCACACCTCGCCTGGCACCAAGCGATTGATCAACTCGATCAGCAGCGAACGCTCTTGCGCATGGCCGTCTTCCGCCAGTTCCACATCGTCGATGAGACCGAGTTGGGGGTCGAGCACCGCCAGCACCACGCCTGGCAAAGGACCGGCGGCGATGGTCCGTAACTCCTGGATGCGATGCTGCGTGGCGCCGGGATGATTGCCGTCCAGGATGCGCACGCGATAACCGGGCAACAGGCTGGGACGGGCGCTGTTCATCGGCTCGATCAGTTCCCGAAACAGCGTCGCCGTCTCGCGCACCAACGCGGCGGACACCAGCGGCTCAACGCCGTTGAGTTTGTCATAGACGCTGTTCACGGAGACGGAGATATCTTGCTTGCAAGCTTGATAAGCGGCGTTGGTGCTTTTGCGAGTTTTGGCGACCACCATGCCCATCAAATTGACCAACACCGAAAACGACAATTCCGACACCCGTTGCGACACAGCATGGTCGGCGAAGATCTGATCCAACCGATCCGGCGTCAAGGCCGCACCGAGCGCCGCTTTGGTCATGACGGGGATGGGACCCTCCTTTTCAAACCGCGCAAACACCTCGCCGAGAATCATGATACGCCTCCGAATTGCCGTAAATGGTTAGTTCTACTGCAATTATTGCAATCCGAGCCAACGCGTCACCCCACACCGCCGGGGAGGTGGTGCTAGCTTTAAAGCCCTGGATCAGATACCGCCCGAAGATTTGCGTTCGGTTTGGCGAGAACTGCTCGATTGTATAAGCGAGGAATCAACTCGTAAGGAATTGCGGACTCGACTGATCGATGTTGCGGCATCGCAATAGGGAAAGCCGCACGATTACTTTTTTGATTTGTATGGCAGCGAGATCAGTGAGGCCGACAGTCTGGTTGCCAATAACCGGATAGTGTCCCATTTGTTTTCGCCGCTCCTTCGTGAGCGGAATGTCGCTGGACTAGCGTGGCTAAATGGGATTCTCGGCACCAGCACAAACCTTCTAGAGAGTGTTGCGGATGAAACGACTGTCCAGGCATTTGAAAGCAGACTTCGGGAATGTTTGAACGAACCAGTTGACGACGATGCACAATCCGTGATTGAGCAGATCGCTACAAATCTCGGAATTGAAGCTGCCACGGTTGAATCGGAAACTACAAGCAGCGAGGGCGTTGATGCAGGTGCAGCAGATGGCGAGGCGGGCCAGGAAGAGCAATAACCAGCGATTCCTCATAGTCGGGATCGAACAGCGCCGGATTAAGAACGGTGTAGCCGGGGTCGTAGCTGCAAGTCGTTTAGGTACCCAGAGGGAATCGAAGCCGTGGCGAAATACGAATTTCATGGTCGTTTCACAGTAGCCGTCGAGTCGGTCCCATTCTCCTTGCGGTCGTGCAACCAAGTGCCACCACTCCCTGGTTACGTGGGTCACCTAAACCTATTCTCAGAAACATCTTGCAAGAAGGCGGCTACTTGCTACCGTACTCTGGGAGGGGTAAACTGCCAGCTTGAATCTCACCACCATTCGATTACTATCGACGATTCCGCTGGGGCATGAAACTCAAACCCACGATCCTCGCCATATTCAGACGAGACGACCTCAAGGGCATCCTTGATGACCTGGGGCTGGAGGGTGTGGATCGCCGCAGCGTGGATGCGATGAGGGGCAAGCTGAGTCGGTCACGCTCAGTTACAGCGGAAGACCTTTTGGCCTGGTTGCGGAAGCCGGAACTGCAAACCGTTTGCGGCGAGTTGGGACTTCAAACTAAGGGCAAGCGTGACGAACTCGTCGAGAGAATCCTCAATGGCAGCAATAGCACGGTAGCAGCGACAAGCACGAGGCGGAAGATGAACCAGGACGTGCAGCAAACACTCGATCTCAACGGCAATACCAAGGCCCCGCCAAAGAAGAAGCCAGAGAAGCTGACGCTGGCTCGGCTCGAACGTCGTCTGTTCGAGGCGTGCGACATCCTGCGTGGCAACATGGATGCCTCGGAGTTTAAGGAATACATCTTCGGGATGCTGTTCCTCAAACGGCTGTCCGACCAGTTCGATGCGGACCGAGAGTCCGAACGTCGGAAGATGGAGAAGAAGGGAATTAGGGCCGACCTGATCGAGAAACAGCTAGACAACCCCGACAAGTTCGATTTCTTCGTTCCGGCCAAGGCTCATTGGGACAAGATCAAACATCTCAAGCAGTCGGTCGGCTCCGGGCTGAACAAGGCGCTGGCCGCCATTGAAGATGGCAACCCGAACACGCTGCAAGACGTATTGAAGGGCATCAACTTCAACCGCAAGGTCGGCCAGCGGACGATGGACGACAGCACGCTCATCGAATTCATCCAGCATTTCGACGAGCTTCCCCTCTCCAACGACGACTTCGAGTTCCCCGACCTGCTCGGTGCGGCCTACGAGTATCTCATCAAATACTTTGCCGACAGCGCCGGAAAGAAAGGGGGCGAATTCTACACGCCTGCCGAAGTCGTCCGCACGATGGTCCACCTGATTGAGCCAAAAGAAGGCATGGCCTGCTACGACCCGTGCGTCGGTTCGGGCGGCATGTTGATCCAGTCCAAGCATTACGTGCAGGAATCAGGCGGCGACCCCCGCAACCTTTCGCTTTCGGGGCAGGAACTCAACGGCGGCACCTGGGCCGTCTGCAAGATGAACATGATCCTGCACGGCAAGAGCGACGGCAAAATGGCCGTCGTCATGCCGCACGGCGTCCTCTTCCGTGGCGGCGATGAGAAGGAGTGCCGCAAGCGATTCATCAGGGACGGCGTGCTGGAAGCGGTCATTGGTCTGCCGCCCGGTTTGTTCTACGGCACCGGCATCCCGGCCTCCGTGCTGGTCATCAACAAGCAGGGGGCCGCCCAACGCACAAGCGTCCTCTTCATCAACGCCGACCGGGAATACAAAGAAGGCAAGAACCAGAACTCGCTGCGGCCCGAAGACACCGAGAAGATCACCCACGTCTATCACAAGCACCTGGACGTGTGCGACGACCTCAAGGACTTGAAGGTCTGCCTCGTCAATGATCGGAAAGACCTGGAAGAGCAGCTTGGGAAGACGGCGCAGTTGACCGACGAGAAAGTGACGTATATCTCCAGCACCGATGCCTTGCGGTCGAAGCTCTCCAAGGATTCCTCTAATCTGAACATGGTGATGGTCCACAAGTTCCAGGAGGGGCAAGACGAACACGTACCTGACTATCTGGAAAGCGCCCTGGAGATTCCTCGCTTCGAGAATTTTGGCATCGTCAATCCATCCGAGCGAATCTTGCTGATGATCGACGAGGCCCATCGCACCCAGGCAGGCGACCTGGGCGACAATTTGTTCGAGGCGTTCCCCAATGCGACCCGACTGGCATTTACCGGAACGCCTCTGATTGTCGTCAAGGACAAGAAGAAGACTGTTGATCGGTTCGGCAAGTACATCGACAAGTACAAGCTGCAAGATGCTGTCGATGATGGAGCCACGGTTCAAATTCTCTACGAAGGGAAGACGCCGGATTCGGCAATCGACCGCAAGCATGAATTCGACACCAAAGTGGACGAACTGGCGAAGAAGCACGTCGAGTCGCAGATGCGAAAGGCCGAGAACGTCGAGACGCTCAGGAAGATCGCCAAGCGGGACGAAAAGCCGTTCGACGATCTTGTAAAGGAACGCACCGCCGAGGAGATTCTGGCACTCAAAAAGAAGTGGGGAACAACCGGCGACATCCTCGAAGCTGACGAGCGCATCGAAGCCATCGCAGCGAATCTCGTGGATCATTACTTGGAGAACATCCTGCCCAATGGGTTCAAGGCCCAGGTGGTTTGTTCCTCGAAAATGGCAGCGATCAAATACAAGAAGTTCATCGACAAAGCCCTGGCTACACGGCTGGCCGAGGAACAGGCCAAGCCCGTTTGGAGCGGTGATCCCGCCGCACTCCCCGAAGCGGACCGAGATCAATATCGAGACGACGAACTCTGCCAGCGGGTCGGCTTTCTCAAGTCGGTCGTGGTCGTTTCCTCCGAAGGGACCAACGAGCCAGCGGCTATCACCGACTCCCGCAAACATGCCAGGGAGGTCGATGCGGTTGAAAATTTCAAACGAGCCTTCAACTTCGACGATCCCGAGAAGGTCAACACCGGAATCGCTTTCCTGATTGTCTGCGACATGCTGCTTACCGGCTTTGATGCGCCCGTCGAGCAGGTCATGTATATCGACAAAAAGGTCACGAACCACAACTTGCTGCAAACCATTGCCCGTGTGAACCGAGTCGCCAAAGGAAAGAGTCGTGGCCAGGGCTTTAAAGCTAGCACTTCTTGCGTTTAGCAAGAATTTTGGCGGTGGAAACGTGGGGTTGGTCGTTCCGTTTGGTTCGCTTCGGCGGCGGGCGTTTTGGGCCGCGTTTGTGTTTCTGAAAGGCGGATAGACGCACGTTCCCCGCCAACTCCACTAACATTTTTGATAACTGTTTCAGCGTCAAAGGCGACAGCGCTTCGCGCCATTCATCTTCCGGGATGGCGATCATCATGCCGCGCCACACCATGCTCATTTCATCCGCCATGTAGTAGAAGGAAAAATTCTTCTCAATCTTTTCCACGCCGTGCGCCGCCCGCAGCGCGGCTTTCACTACAGCCAACGCATTGAAAATCACCAGTCCCAGGCTAAAACCGAATAACGCCGCCGGCGGATAGCCCAGCGTGTTGATCTCGTTGTTGAGCGACAGTCGCAGTTCGTTGAAGGCGGCTTCAATGCTCCAGCGCGTGCGGTATGTGTCAGAGATTGTCACTGCGTCGACGTCCGCCGGCAGATTGGAAAGGATGTGAATCTCCTGTTCTCCGCCACGGCCCGATTGGAACAATTCGACGCTGATGCGGCGAGCCGGCAGCTTGGCGCCAAAGTCGTCGGTGATCAGAATGGACTGCTCGAAGACTTGGCCCGTTTCGCTTTCGCCCCGTAAAACACGGTCTCCCGTGGGCTTCCAGCGGACATTCGCGGCGTGTTGCCGAATGACGAAAAACGCTTCATTCAAGGCGATCTCTTGGAGGAACACCGACGTGCAGAAATTGCGATCGGCGACCCACACCTCGCCTGGCACCAAGCGATTGATCAACTCGATCAGCAGCGAACGCTCTTGCGCATGGCCGTCTTCCGCCAGTTCCACATCGTCGATGAGACCGAGTTGGGGGTCGAGCACCGCCAGCACCACGCCTGGCAAAGGACCGGCGGCGATGGTCCGTAACTCCTGGATGCGATGCTGCGTGGCGCCGGGATGATTGCCGTCCAGGATGCGCACGCGATAACCGGGCAACAGGCTGGGACGGGCGCTGTTCATCGGCTCGATCAGTTCCCGAAACAGCGTCGCCGTCTCGCGCACCAACGCGGCGGACACCAGCGGCTCAACGCCGTTGAGTTTGTCATAGACGCTGTTCACGGAGACGGAGATATCTTGCTTGCAAGCTTGATAAGCGGCGTTGGTGCTTTTGCGAGTTTTGGCGACCACCATGCCCATCAAATTGACCAACACCGAAAACGACAATTCCGACACCCGTTGCGACACAGCATGGTCGGCGAAGATCTGATCCAACCGATCCGGCGTCAAGGCCGCACCGAGCGCCGCTTTGGTCATGACGGGGATGGGACCCTCCTTTTCAAACCGCGCAAACACCTCGCCGAGAATCATGATACGCCTCCGAATTGCCGTAAATGGTTAGTTCTACTGCAATTATTGCAATCCGAGCCAACGCGTCACCCCACACCGCCGGGGAGGTGGTGCTAGCTTTAAAGCCCTGGAGTCGTGGCTACATCGTCGATTACATCGGGTTGGCGAATCATCTGAAAGAGGCACTGTCGATTTACGCTGCTGACGATCAAAAAGACATCGAAGATACGCTGCAAAACATCAACGTCGAACTGCCGGTCTTAGAGGCCCGATTTCGTCGGCTGCTCAACCTGTTCAAGGACAACGGTGTTCCTCAAATCGAGGACTTTGTTGAGCAACGCATCGATGATACGGCGGTGGAGTTCAAGGTCTTGGAACAGGCCATCGAGAAGATGGAGGACATCAAGCTCAGGGCCAACTTTGAGGTCTTCCTCAAGAAATTCATGCAGAGCATGGACATCGTGCTGCCCAATGCTGCGGCCAACCCGTACAAGGTTCCGGTCAAACGATTCGGTTACATTCTCGTAAGGGTGAAGGAACGCTACAAGGACGACACCTTGAGTTTCTCCGGCGCTGGCGAGAAGGTGCGAAAGTTGATTGACGAGCATCTGGTCAGCCTGGGGATCAACCCGAAGATTGCACCCGTCGAACTGTTTTCGCCCCGGTTCATTCAGGAGCTAGAGAAGAACCAGTCGCCCAAGGCCAAAGCGAGCGAGATGGAACACGCCATCCGCAAGCACTGCAAAGTGAAATTCGACGAAGACCCGGCCTTCTACGCCAAGCTAAGCGAAAAGCTGGAAGCCCTGATCCTGGCGAACAAGGAGAATTGGGATCAGTTGGTTAAAGACCTCTTTGACGTGCGAAAGGAAGCCGAGGCAGGCCGCAAGGAAGAGATCGACGGAGTGAGCGCCCAAGCCGCCCCCTTCTATGATCTCGTTGGGCAGCTTGCTTTCCCGAAGAAGTCGGTTCCCCCGGAACACGGAGATCAAGTCAAACAGCTTTTGTCCGACGTAATTGAACAACTCCAGAAAACCATCGACATCATCGACTTCTGGAACAATGCTCCCGAGGTCAGCCGATTGCGTGGAGAATTGTCCGATCTGATGTTGGCGACCGGCATCGACGAAATCGTCGAACACAGCGACAAGCTGGTCACGGAAATCACCCAACTGGCAAGGGTGCGAGAGAAGGACATCCTCAAGTGATGCGGACCTATAAAGACATCGAATACACGCTCCAACGCAGCAACCGCAAGACCGCCAGCATTTACATCGAGCGGGACGGTCAGGTGTCCGTGTATGTGCCAGAAGACTTGAGCAACGCCCAGCTAGAGGAACTTCTCGAAAGCAAGCGGAAGTGGATTTATCGAAATCAGGCCGAATGGGCCGACCTGAATGCCACGAGGGTCCAGCGAGAATACGTCAACGGGGAGGGTTTTCTTTACCTGGGCCGCACCTATCGGCTGAAACTCGTTGAAGATCAAGCCAACCCGTTAATGCTGAAAGACGGTCTTTTCTGCCTACGGTCGAATAACGGGGCCGTGCCAGATGCCGACGCAGTGTTCAAGGAATTCTATCGAGAGAAAGCAATAGGTCGGATTCCCGAACGTGTCATCTTCTTCGAGAATCGCATGGGAGTTGAGTCGAAGGCGGTGAAGGTGATGGACCTCAAGAACCGCTGGGCCTCGTGTTCACCAGGAGGCAACGTCAACTTCCACTGGAAGTGCATGATGGCTCCACCGACCGTCCTCGACTACATTGTGGTCCACGAACTCGCCCACCTGATCCACGCAAATCATACGGATGCGTTCTGGAACGAAGTGGACAAGATCATGCCGGATTACGGAGATCGGAAAGAGTGGTTGCGGGCAAATGGTGCAGGGATGGATTTATGAACGGTCATGTGCAGTCCATAATAAATCGCTCTGCGTAGTTTCAGGAGCGAAGCGGATTCATCTGCCGATGGCGAGCGTAGGCGACATCGCAACGATCCCAGGCGAGTTGTTCGCCAAATTCCAGACGAGTTTTTTTTTGGACCCACGAGACGCTGCGTTCAAGGCGCTGGGGGTTGAGTGATGGGACCGGATACTGAGGGCATAATGATTGAGCCAACACACGGTCGGGTTTTCTTGATTGATGACACATCAGCAGTCAAGGATGCGTTCGCCTCGCACGACGAGAGAGCCACAATCGGAATTGCATTACTTCACCTGTCGATGATGAATCACAGGCCTACATTACAGGACTCGCTGCCATACGAGGCATAGAAGCAGAAGAGACTCTCCGAGAGGCGTAGGATCAAGTTCCAGACGGACGTGAGTCGTCAGAATAGTAAAGTCGCTATCGCAGTCGCAGTTGCAGAGTTATTATCCAATGCTTTCTGACCAACTCAACAAACTGAAAGTTCAGCTTCTCGATGTGACAGAATATCCGTGGAGCAACATTGAATCCTGGATTGCCAAGGCAGCCCCAATTATCAAGCAAGGTTGGGCCAAACATTCTGAGGAATTTGAGAAGGCTCGAAAGAAGCCTCGGCAGTACATAGTGCTTCCCGGCCAAAACCCCGATCCAATTGATGCTAAAAATCGAGAAGCCGCTCTCGCCGCCAAGCAGCGTCTAATTGCATTTGTCGAAGGTCTGCTGCTTGTAACCGCAACTGTTGGCACAGATGTAAACACACATAACTCCTCTCTAGCTGGAAAGTCAATGTATCGTAGAATTGGGGTAATGATCGGTTCGCCGGGCGATGCGAACGAGGAACGACAGGCGATCACGGACGCCATTCTTCGGTGGAACGCCGCCCACAGTGGCGATAAGCAAATCATGCTGGAACCCGTGAAGTGGGAAACTCACGCCACCCCCGGGCTTCGAGGGCGACCACAAGGGATGATAAACGAGGAACTGATCCCGAAGTCCGACTGCCTGATTGCTGTGTTTCGCACAAGGGCTGGAAGCCCTACCGGAAAAGAAATTTCGGGAACATTTGAGGAAATTCGAGAGTTCATGCGGGGTGGTAAATATGTTGCCATCTATTTCTATGAGGGGCAGGCATCAGTTGGAGGTATTGATCCAGACCAATTGAAGGCGGTCCAAGAATTCAAGAAAGAGATTCAGCAGCACGGTCTTACGGACGGCTACAAGACCGTAGATGAGTTGTCGGCCAATCTCGCTCATCACCTTACTGCGATAGTCCGTTCGGTTTCGACTGGATCACCAACTACAATTGACAGTTCACCAGCCGAATCGTCAGCCAATCCACTCCCGCTTGAAACGCCAGTTCCGCAGACTACCCCCGAGTCTCCGAAGTCAGACGAATCCGCACTTGTCGTCACTGATTCCGGGTCGTGGGCGCTTCTCGATGCGCAGTTCTATGAAACAGAAACCGTGCGTCAAACTGGCGATGGCGATTGGGTTGTCGAAATTCAGGCGAATACCGCCGAAGAGGATGCCCATCTAGCCGGGTTGCAACCACACCAATATGGACGCTCCCGTCCAATTCCATTTGCACACAGAAACGATGGATTTTTGGTCACAGTGAAGAGCGTCGAGTCCGTCTCGCAGGGCGGCCAACAAGTGTGGACCATCACGCTCACGTCCGAGGACATCGAATATGGTGGGAGCATCATGGATTTTTCGTGGCAAACGGAAGGAAGAACGTACAAGCCCGAAGATTTTGCTCGTCTCCGAGCGGGCCGAATTCTACTGAATGATCCACCGCCAATAGAAGACGACGGTCCAGTCTCGCACGATCAGATGCACGACGTAATGCTGGAGTCGCACATTCGAGGGACGAGCAATCCCGTTTCGGTTGAGCATTGCATCATACAAGTCATCTACAGCAGCGTCGGCGGCGATCCTGAGAAGTTTCTCCGTTTGGCACGTCTTGCTTCGATCTACTTTCTAAAAGCCGGGGGTGCCGTTGAGAGAATACTTGAACTAGCGCTTGGGCCAATCGAGGATGGTAGCGTCCATGTGCGATTCAGAGGCCAACGACGGAAGGTGGCGTCAAACGTCGAACCGGCAGTGATTGAAATCGAGGGGGATTGTCCGTTGCAATGACGCCTGACCTCTCACACCGGGCCTATTTCAAATAGTCTGGCAATTGGGGTCACCTGTGAAAAGGCTCGTGCCGCAACACGGTGGTCTACGACCTGCTCAAATGTCTTCTCTGAGACAATCCCAACGATTCGACCAAGTTGGTCGAATACCGGCCCGCCGCTGTTTCCGCCAGCCGTTTGAAAGCTGACTTGAATGAATTGGCTCGCACCGGAGTAGTCGGTGGGCACTGCTTCAACCGACCCGATGTAAATTCCAAGTGTGGGTTGCCGCAGCGGAACCGCTGGAAATCCCATCGCAGCGACTTCTGAACCAGGTTCCGGCAAGGTCGTAGATACCGGAAGCGTCTCGCTTGGGAGCGCAACGGGTTCGGGTATGGTGAACGACGCAACGTCAGAGATATCATTCTTTATGACATCTATAGCTTCAACTTCCTGGCCGCAAATGTACACCACAAGTGGCCCCTGGAAATTGTGAGCGCATGTGCCGAATCTTCTGTGTCCAAACAAGAATGCCGTACCGCTTGCCATCTTTGTCGCCAACTCAGTAGAAGTGTGGAAAACTAAGCCACTGTACTGTCTGTGCCATTCAGTCCAGTTTCGAGGTATCAGAAACTTCATTGTCAACGTGTCGATTTCAACTCGCCTGCCCTCAGAAGTAGCCTCGACAAATTGATCGTTCGATTGGGAATGATCCCTAACAAGATAGCCTCGCTGCCGCAGCCAGTTGACTGCCTCTCCAAACTTTTGCCTCAACCAATCGGGGGGGCGATCCCCGCCGTAAGACGATACTGCACCGCCAGACTGTCGAAGCACGCCACCACGAACGTCTAACCCAAGGGCCGATGGCGAAAACTCGAATTGTAGAATGCTCTCCAAGCATCCAGGGTAGTAGTCACCCGCTGGCCTTGTCTCGGCATTTTCACGAACAATCAAGAGAATCTGAGCAGCATACTGTTCAGTCGATGCGTCGTTGAGATTTATCGATATATGAGTCATTGCAAACCTCCCTCGTCACTCCTGGCGAGGTTTGAATACAGAATCCTTCGGGCCGATTCTTCTGCATTCGCAAATGCTGTGAAGCCCAGGTCCGAGTTTGAGTAGCTCATCAAACGATCTGTGGAACTGAGTTGTAACCTGTCCTCTACTGACTCGTTCTGGCCCCTGCCGCATCGCTCCCCGCAACTCGGTGACCTGGAATTCGTCATCGCTCGCTCCGGTTTCAATTTGCAGAATTCTTCGGACTTCTTGCTCATTGTCTTCACAATTGCAGCGTTCAACTGTCGTGAATTCTTGTCTCAAAATGAAGTCTCCTGAATGGTGGCAAACTGCCAGATTCACAAATTCTACGGCAAACATCCCTTCATTTTACCACCTTCACCGTCGAATTGATATTTGAAGATACACAGAAAGTCTTCCGCTTGATACGGCTCCAACGAGCGGATCGGTTTTGGAAGCTGCTCCATCTCGACCGTGCCTCCTTTGGCCGCCACGCCGAGTGCCTTGCAGCCCTTCTTTGTCCCTGCGTGCAGGTAGACCACTTCGGGCCAGACATCGAGATGCGATCCCAATCGCAACGCCGTGTCGTAAATGGCGAGGACGCCGAAGCGGTCGATGCTGCTCGTGCGATCCTCGACGAGGCCGAGCAGATCACCGAAGGACTCGATGGTGGCGATCCCATCAGAACACTTCTGCAACTTCTTTCGAGCCTGCTCCAGCTTCGCTTTGCCGACAAGGTGCTGATGGCCGTGAATTTTGTCTTCC is part of the Lignipirellula cremea genome and encodes:
- a CDS encoding transposase, encoding MILGEVFARFEKEGPIPVMTKAALGAALTPDRLDQIFADHAVSQRVSELSFSVLVNLMGMVVAKTRKSTNAAYQACKQDISVSVNSVYDKLNGVEPLVSAALVRETATLFRELIEPMNSARPSLLPGYRVRILDGNHPGATQHRIQELRTIAAGPLPGVVLAVLDPQLGLIDDVELAEDGHAQERSLLIELINRLVPGEVWVADRNFCTSVFLQEIALNEAFFVIRQHAANVRWKPTGDRVLRGESETGQVFEQSILITDDFGAKLPARRISVELFQSGRGGEQEIHILSNLPADVDAVTISDTYRTRWSIEAAFNELRLSLNNEINTLGYPPAALFGFSLGLVIFNALAVVKAALRAAHGVEKIEKNFSFYYMADEMSMVWRGMMIAIPEDEWREALSPLTLKQLSKMLVELAGNVRLSAFQKHKRGPKRPPPKRTKRNDQPHVSTAKILAKRKKC
- a CDS encoding N-6 DNA methylase, which encodes MKLKPTILAIFRRDDLKGILDDLGLEGVDRRSVDAMRGKLSRSRSVTAEDLLAWLRKPELQTVCGELGLQTKGKRDELVERILNGSNSTVAATSTRRKMNQDVQQTLDLNGNTKAPPKKKPEKLTLARLERRLFEACDILRGNMDASEFKEYIFGMLFLKRLSDQFDADRESERRKMEKKGIRADLIEKQLDNPDKFDFFVPAKAHWDKIKHLKQSVGSGLNKALAAIEDGNPNTLQDVLKGINFNRKVGQRTMDDSTLIEFIQHFDELPLSNDDFEFPDLLGAAYEYLIKYFADSAGKKGGEFYTPAEVVRTMVHLIEPKEGMACYDPCVGSGGMLIQSKHYVQESGGDPRNLSLSGQELNGGTWAVCKMNMILHGKSDGKMAVVMPHGVLFRGGDEKECRKRFIRDGVLEAVIGLPPGLFYGTGIPASVLVINKQGAAQRTSVLFINADREYKEGKNQNSLRPEDTEKITHVYHKHLDVCDDLKDLKVCLVNDRKDLEEQLGKTAQLTDEKVTYISSTDALRSKLSKDSSNLNMVMVHKFQEGQDEHVPDYLESALEIPRFENFGIVNPSERILLMIDEAHRTQAGDLGDNLFEAFPNATRLAFTGTPLIVVKDKKKTVDRFGKYIDKYKLQDAVDDGATVQILYEGKTPDSAIDRKHEFDTKVDELAKKHVESQMRKAENVETLRKIAKRDEKPFDDLVKERTAEEILALKKKWGTTGDILEADERIEAIAANLVDHYLENILPNGFKAQVVCSSKMAAIKYKKFIDKALATRLAEEQAKPVWSGDPAALPEADRDQYRDDELCQRVGFLKSVVVVSSEGTNEPAAITDSRKHAREVDAVENFKRAFNFDDPEKVNTGIAFLIVCDMLLTGFDAPVEQVMYIDKKVTNHNLLQTIARVNRVAKGKSRGQGFKASTSCV
- a CDS encoding type I restriction enzyme endonuclease domain-containing protein is translated as MVSSTAIIAIRANASPHTAGEVVLALKPWSRGYIVDYIGLANHLKEALSIYAADDQKDIEDTLQNINVELPVLEARFRRLLNLFKDNGVPQIEDFVEQRIDDTAVEFKVLEQAIEKMEDIKLRANFEVFLKKFMQSMDIVLPNAAANPYKVPVKRFGYILVRVKERYKDDTLSFSGAGEKVRKLIDEHLVSLGINPKIAPVELFSPRFIQELEKNQSPKAKASEMEHAIRKHCKVKFDEDPAFYAKLSEKLEALILANKENWDQLVKDLFDVRKEAEAGRKEEIDGVSAQAAPFYDLVGQLAFPKKSVPPEHGDQVKQLLSDVIEQLQKTIDIIDFWNNAPEVSRLRGELSDLMLATGIDEIVEHSDKLVTEITQLARVREKDILK
- a CDS encoding M48 family metallopeptidase, whose amino-acid sequence is MRTYKDIEYTLQRSNRKTASIYIERDGQVSVYVPEDLSNAQLEELLESKRKWIYRNQAEWADLNATRVQREYVNGEGFLYLGRTYRLKLVEDQANPLMLKDGLFCLRSNNGAVPDADAVFKEFYREKAIGRIPERVIFFENRMGVESKAVKVMDLKNRWASCSPGGNVNFHWKCMMAPPTVLDYIVVHELAHLIHANHTDAFWNEVDKIMPDYGDRKEWLRANGAGMDL
- a CDS encoding S1 family peptidase — encoded protein: MTHISINLNDASTEQYAAQILLIVRENAETRPAGDYYPGCLESILQFEFSPSALGLDVRGGVLRQSGGAVSSYGGDRPPDWLRQKFGEAVNWLRQRGYLVRDHSQSNDQFVEATSEGRRVEIDTLTMKFLIPRNWTEWHRQYSGLVFHTSTELATKMASGTAFLFGHRRFGTCAHNFQGPLVVYICGQEVEAIDVIKNDISDVASFTIPEPVALPSETLPVSTTLPEPGSEVAAMGFPAVPLRQPTLGIYIGSVEAVPTDYSGASQFIQVSFQTAGGNSGGPVFDQLGRIVGIVSEKTFEQVVDHRVAARAFSQVTPIARLFEIGPV